In one window of Gammaproteobacteria bacterium DNA:
- a CDS encoding VWA domain-containing protein — protein sequence MRKLGLLILVAMLSLPVHASDQRDVVLVLDNSGSMRANDPARLSVSAVTDFIRAQAGGTRVAIVIFDGSPRLVQPLTEVTFDNKDVLLSSLDRLNFSGQWTDTASAIERGLYELRLNGRMEADKAIILMTDGIIDTGVPARDVEKAQWLREDLAEDAADEGIRVFAVAFTENADFQLLQSVAQATDAEYFRAIRAEDIAPVLRRIDRVLDTPRRLAQQSSDRGDFLSRSPSTDSGSEDFTTPTEPAGGDEPERIVYREPATVQADSDTADGSAEPGDQAEEEETSSLRVILMILALLVLGAVGVSIFWGDAVMGFLKRTTSRKETEDHGPSAVLYDVYDPSDIKRYELGLKPAVIGRVSGSDPSMDYIVVDERTVGRWHATIERRGQSFWIRDEGSVNGTFVNDQRVTTEHPLKHGDLVRVHRHEFEFVIPELFDSDRTMISPEAKMKKPEESDAD from the coding sequence ATGAGAAAGCTGGGGCTTTTGATACTCGTTGCCATGTTGTCGCTGCCGGTGCACGCCTCCGACCAGCGCGACGTGGTACTGGTGCTGGACAACTCGGGCAGCATGCGGGCGAACGATCCGGCGCGTCTCAGCGTGTCCGCGGTTACCGATTTCATCCGGGCCCAGGCGGGCGGCACGCGCGTTGCCATCGTGATTTTCGATGGCTCGCCACGTCTTGTGCAGCCGCTGACCGAGGTCACCTTCGACAACAAGGACGTCCTGCTGAGCAGCCTGGATCGGCTGAATTTCAGTGGCCAGTGGACCGATACGGCTTCGGCGATAGAGCGCGGTCTCTACGAGCTCCGTCTCAACGGGCGCATGGAGGCGGACAAGGCCATCATCCTGATGACCGACGGCATCATCGACACCGGTGTTCCGGCCAGGGATGTCGAAAAAGCACAATGGCTGCGCGAGGACCTGGCCGAAGACGCTGCTGATGAGGGTATTCGCGTATTCGCCGTGGCCTTTACCGAGAATGCCGATTTCCAGTTGCTGCAAAGCGTGGCGCAGGCAACGGATGCGGAGTATTTCCGGGCCATCCGGGCCGAAGACATCGCACCGGTCCTGCGGCGTATCGATCGCGTGCTGGACACGCCGCGGCGCCTGGCACAACAGTCATCGGACAGGGGCGATTTCCTCTCCCGCTCGCCTTCCACCGATAGCGGGTCTGAGGATTTCACGACGCCGACGGAACCGGCTGGCGGCGACGAACCCGAACGCATCGTCTATCGCGAGCCGGCAACTGTCCAGGCTGACAGCGACACGGCCGACGGGTCGGCCGAGCCTGGCGACCAGGCCGAGGAGGAAGAAACCTCCAGCCTGCGCGTCATCCTGATGATCCTGGCCTTGCTGGTGCTGGGCGCGGTAGGCGTGAGCATCTTCTGGGGCGACGCGGTCATGGGCTTCCTGAAGCGCACCACCAGCCGCAAGGAAACCGAGGATCATGGTCCCTCGGCCGTGCTGTATGACGTCTATGATCCATCCGACATCAAGCGCTACGAGCTGGGCCTGAAGCCCGCGGTGATCGGCAGGGTTTCGGGTTCGGACCCCTCCATGGATTACATCGTGGTGGACGAGCGTACGGTCGGACGCTGGCATGCGACCATCGAGCGACGCGGCCAGTCCTTCTGGATCCGTGACGAGGGAAGTGTCAACGGCACCTTCGTCAACGACCAGCGCGTGACCACCGAACACCCGTTGAAGCACGGGGACCTTGTCCGCGTGCACCGCCACGAATTCGAGTTCGTCATCCCGGAGCTTTTCGATTCCGATCGCACGATGA